The genomic stretch AGGCCTGGGCGCGCTCGTAGTCGCGGGCCCGGAGCGCCACGCCCGCGAAGCCGAGCAGGTCGCGAGGGTCCGCGTCCCGGGGCACGGAGGCGCCTGGGTCCCCTGCTCGGAAGCGGCGGACCAGCTCACCGAGCAGGGCCGCGAGGAGGAGGAGGTCGTTGACGTTGTGCTCCAGCACGGGCGTCAGCGCCGAGCCGTCTCCGCCGCGCAGGTAGCGGAAATACAGGTCGGGAATCAGCGAGCCGTCCACGTCGTCGACGCGCCGGAAGCCGAGGACCTGGTCTTCCAGGTGGACCAGCCGCGTGCCGGCGCCCCGGTGCTTGAAGACGCGGCGGGCGCAGTGGAGCAGGTCCAGGTGGGGCAGCTCCGCTGGAGCGGGGACGCGGTTGAGGACGAAGCGCGTTCGCAGGAGCGGCCAGTCGAAGCTCTTGCCGTTGAAGGTGACGAGGCAGGAGGACGCGGCCATGCGCTCGGCGAGCGAGCGCAACATGGGGGCCTCTTCTCCCAGGCGCCGAAGGAAGAGCTGGTGCACCTTGAGCGAGCGGCCCTCGAACCACGCCAGTCCCACGAGGAAGGGCACGGTGCCGGTGCCTCCCGCGAGCCCGGTGGTCTCCGTGTCCAGGAAGAGCATCCGCTGGAAGTCCACGCCCGCCAGGTCCGCGTGCAGCGCGAGGCTGGCGACCAGGGAGCCTTCCACGTCCAGGGCCGCGGCGAGGGGCGCGGAGCCGTGGTGGTGCTCCGGAGAGAGGATGCGCTCGGAGACGTGGACAGTGCCGTGGGCCGTGGCGCGGGACTCCACGGGCAGTGGG from Myxococcus xanthus encodes the following:
- a CDS encoding ribonuclease H-like domain-containing protein, translating into MDLKRKLARLTSVGPGGKSPPKPPVAEPQAEPAARADDTPAPRAEAGVPDALAAQLAKLVQARRMEAPSTPVPGTAETASQNATPAGAESQVARAEGTVEAPAARPVTTSPPSAPRDPRIDSLRRMLSDWSERQGLAAARRGTPPPAPPGPLPVESRATAHGTVHVSERILSPEHHHGSAPLAAALDVEGSLVASLALHADLAGVDFQRMLFLDTETTGLAGGTGTVPFLVGLAWFEGRSLKVHQLFLRRLGEEAPMLRSLAERMAASSCLVTFNGKSFDWPLLRTRFVLNRVPAPAELPHLDLLHCARRVFKHRGAGTRLVHLEDQVLGFRRVDDVDGSLIPDLYFRYLRGGDGSALTPVLEHNVNDLLLLAALLGELVRRFRAGDPGASVPRDADPRDLLGFAGVALRARDYERAQAFARAAAAGDTGAVGIEALALASRLSRKAGDASAAVAHLHQALKTAQGFQAPPLHLQLTKLYEHGLKDLARALHHAKLASAAELPVDHHRRILRLETRLARSTRAASLDLGMGSPRSGT